A region of Takifugu rubripes chromosome 6, fTakRub1.2, whole genome shotgun sequence DNA encodes the following proteins:
- the galt gene encoding galactose-1-phosphate uridylyltransferase, producing the protein MSGNKDDSFDPKEHQHLRYNPLRDTWVLVSAHRMKRPWAGQVERPPEQQIPRYEPSNPLCPGNRRASGQVNSDYNSTFVFDNDFPALQPDAPDPASDQHPLFQSKAARGVCKVMCFHPWSDVTLPLMKNQEVVEVIDKWAELVEELGSTYRWVQIFENKGAMMGCSNPHPHCQVWASDFLPNEPALSDRCQRAFHQKHGEPLLLQYAREEAAKEERLVLQSSDWLVLVPYWATWPYQTLLLPRRHILRITELTAEERKGLADIMKRLLTKYDNLFEVSFPYSMGWHGAPTGPLLKEDHSHWQLHAHYYPPLLRSATVKKFMVGYELLAQEQRDLTPEQAAEKLRNLPEEHYRTREKQVEGDEAK; encoded by the exons ATGAGCGGCAACAAAGATGACAGTTTTGATCCAAAAG AACACCAGCACCTGCGTTACAACCCCCTGAGGGACACTTGGGTCTTGGTGTCGGCCCACCGAATGAAGAGACCCTGGGCCGGCCAGGTAGAAAGGCCCCCGGAGCAGCAGATACCCAGGTATGAGCCCAGCAACCCGCTGTGTCCCGGGAACAGGCGAGCCAGCGGACAG GTCAATTCCGATTATAACAGCACTTTTGTGTTTGACAACGATTTCCCGGCTCTCCAGCCAGATGCTCCGGATCCAG CTTCGGATCAACACCCCTTGTTCCAGTCCAAAGCTGCTCGCGGCGTCTG taAGGTCATGTGTTTCCATCCCTGGTCTGACGTCACCCTCCCTCTGATGAAAAACCAGGAGGTGGTTGAGGTGATTGACAAGTGGGCGGAGCttgtggaggagctgggctCCACCTACCGCTGGGTTCAG ATCTTTGAGAATAAAGGAGCCATGATGGGCTGTTCCAACCCTCATCCTCACTGCCAG gtgTGGGCCAGTGACTTCCTGCCAAACGAGCCGGCGCTGTCGGACCGCTGTCAGAGAGCGTTCCATCAGAAACACGGAGAGCCGCTGCTGCTACAGTACGCCAGAGAGGAGGCCGCCAAAGAG gagcggctggtgctgcaAAGCTCGGACTGGCTGGTGCTGGTTCCATACTGGGCGACCTGGCCCTACCAGACCCTGCTGTTACCACGGCGACACATCCTCCGTATCACTGagctgacagcagaggagaggaagg GCCTGGCTGACATCATGAAGCGTCTTCTGACCAAGTACGACAACCTGTTTGAGGTCTCCTTCCCCTACTCCATGGGCTGGCACG GAGCTCCGACCGGACCTCTTCTGAAGGAGGATCACTCCCACTGGCAGCTGCACGCTCACTACTACCCTCCTCTGCTGCGCTCGGCCACCGTCAAGAAGTTCATGGTGGGCTATGAGCTGCTGGCCCAGGAGCAGAGGGACCTGACTCCTGAGCAG GCTGCTGAGAAGTTGAGGAACCTTCCAGAGGAACATTACAGGACCAGAGAgaagcaggtggaaggagatgaAGCGAAGTGA